The following coding sequences are from one Pocillopora verrucosa isolate sample1 chromosome 5, ASM3666991v2, whole genome shotgun sequence window:
- the LOC136281306 gene encoding putative ankyrin repeat protein RF_0381: MILGGTSMNKGNKKGDSDITPPFASSVDFRDAIGGTPLMEAAFYGKVQVVKSLIERGADPSLTNNRGWNSLHFAANGGETNIIDLIHTQVPNIESKTVDGYTPLMIAAFHGKLHAVQWFLKKGATVTREDNSGMNALHYAAQGGDTDTIDLIHTHSLNTESKTSQGRTPLMLAARSGKLQAVKWFLEKGATVNCDDNNGRNTLHFAAEGGDTDIIDLISTNLRNIELKTGEGHTPLMVAAGSGKLQAVNWFLEKGATVACEDNRGWNTLHFAASSGDTDIIDLIHTHLPNVDSKTNQGYTPLMVAAFKGKLPAVKWFLEKGATVTLKDKAGWNMLHFAAQGGDTDILDLIHNHVPNIESRSLVGITPLMVAVGNCKLHAVKWFIEKGASVACVDENGCNILHHAAKSCDPDIIHRILTYVPDIESKTAFGETPLIIAVRHGKLQSVKYLLERGANPLAKDNNGRGSLYHASSQDADFLNLLQSHVANIESTTGND, translated from the coding sequence ATGATTTTAGGCGGCACTTCGATGAACAAGGGCAACAAAAAAGGAGACAGTGACATCACTCCTCCTTTTGCATCTTCTGTTGACTTCAGAGACGCAATAGGCGGAACACCGCTAATGGAGGCAGCTTTTTATGGCAAAGTTCAAGTGGTGAAGAGTTTGATTGAGAGAGGAGCGGATCCGTCCCTGACGAACAACAGAGGATGGAATTCATTACATTTTGCCGCAAATGGCGGAGAAACTAATATCATTGATCTTATCCATACTCAGGTACctaacattgagtcaaaaacagtcGATGGTTACACGCCACTAATGATAGCGGCTTTCcatggcaaattacatgcagtgcaGTGGTTTCTTAAGAAGGGGGCAACTGTAACCCGTGAAGACAACAGCGGAATGAATGCGTTACATTATGCCGCAcagggcggagacactgatacCATTGATCTTATCCATACTCACTCGCTGAACACTGAGTCAAAAACGAGCCAGGGTCGCACGCCTTTAATGTTGGCGGCTCGGAGTGGTAAATTACAagcagtgaaatggtttcttgagaagggggctACTGTAAACTGTGATGACAACAACGGACGGAATACGTTACATTTTGCCGCAGAGGGCGGAGACACCGATATCATCGATCTTATCAGTACTAACTTGCGGAACATTGAGTTGAAAACGGGCGAGGGTcacacgccactaatggtggctGCTGGGAGTGGCAAATTACAAGCAGTGAActggtttcttgagaagggggcaactgtaGCTTGTGAAGACAACAGAGGATGGAATACATTACATTTTGCCGCATCgagcggagacactgatatcaTTGATCTTATCCATACTCACTTGCCAAACGTTGATTCCAAAACAAACCAGGGTTACACGCCACTAATGGTAGCGGCTTTCAAAGGCAAATTACCTGCggtgaaatggtttcttgagaagggggcaactgtaACCTTGAAAGACAAAGCAGGATGGAATATGTTACATTTTGCCGCAcagggcggagacactgatatccTTGATCTTATCCATAATCACGTGCCGAACATTGAGTCAAGGTCCCTCGTTGGTATtacgccactaatggtggctGTCGGTAATTGCAAATtgcatgcagtgaaatggtttatTGAGAAGGGAGCAAGTGTAGCCTGTGTTGATGAAAATGGATGTAATATATTACATCATGCAGCAAAAAGTTGTGACCCTGATATAATTCATCGTATACTAACCTACGTGCCggacattgagtcaaaaacagctTTTGGTGAAACGCCTCTTATCATCGCTGTTCGTCATGGCAAACTGCAGAGTGTAAAGTATCTCCTTGAGAGGGGAGCCAACCCTTTGGCTAAAGATAACAACGGTCGGGGTTCTTTATATCATGCCTCATCACAAGACGCAGATTTCTTGAACTTGCTGCAAAGTCACGTGGCTAACATTGAGTCAACAACCGGCAATGATTAA
- the LOC136281101 gene encoding ATP-dependent DNA helicase pif1-like → MNADYFKPLNYVHVYNNAWDNEEASDQNIINKWQQFLQTPYAKTNVPDWFDKLQSVIQNQGEPENQLVDAQSENTQSENAREEWMIIFDLNAPFDDHSQINSESTHDWHSDRSTYSEQQISGMPTWIKNMKESIYQALPENYQNVNLVTLSEMQGLAYNIVQSHYNDLYSNKEQLALIIIGEGGTGKSYLINAIHTLLRAKCAVTATTGKAAFNINGVTVHSLLKLPVSSRGNKDLAGQSLIRLQESLSGIDYIIIDEYSMLGQTMFGWVDRDCKQASGCHDKLLGNKSVILCGDPAQLPPVADKPLLLLTRQPTNVDNLTEFKGAVRFFYSNEQVANYNYDQLVKLQEPVVQISARHSSVAAKKITADEFSGLQPLVFLAKGAKIMLTMNLWPAVSLCNGATGTVVDFIYQNNQQPPDLPIAVVVKFDIYRGSSISNTLPSCVPICPVTVSAHLTDSIHGRQQIPLTLAWAITIHKSQGLTLPKAWIDIGKSEKTPGVSYVALSRNKALSSCLIEPMTYERFTSLKSSKTLQYRLNEEHRLNQLALATYNQFHNSECYHSFRHTPTTV, encoded by the exons ATGAATGCAGACTATTTCAAGCCGCTGAACTATGTCCACGTCTATA ATAATGCCTGGGATAATGAAGAAGCATCTGATCAAAACATCATAAATAAATGGCAGCAGTTCCTCCAGACACCATATGCTAAAACAAATGTCCCCGATTGGTTTGACAAACTGCAATCAGTCATCCAAAATCAGGGGGAACCAGAAAATCAGCTTGTTGATGCACAGTCTGAAAACACCCAGTCTGAAAACGCTCGTGAGGAGTGGATGATCATATTTGACCTAAATGCACCATTTGATGATCATTCACAAATAAATTCAGAATCTACCCATGACTGGCACAGTGATAGATCTACCTATTCTGAACAGCAAATTAGTGGAATGCCAACATGGATAAAAAACATGAAGGAATCAATTTATCAGGCTCTACCTGAAAACTATCAAAATGTAAACCTTGTTACCCTCAGTGAAATGCAAGGACTTGCTTACAATATTGTACAGTCTCACTATAACGACTTATATTCAAACAAAGAGCAACTTGCTCTTATAATTATTGGAGAAGGAGGAACTGGAAAGAGCTATCTTATAAATGCTATCCATACACTCCTACGTGCCAAATGTGCAGTCACTGCAACAACTGGCAAAGCTGCTTTTAATATAAATGGGGTAACAGTTCACTCACTTTTAAAGCTACCGGTTAGTTCAAGAGGAAATAAAGATCTTGCAGGTCAGAGTTTGATAAGATTACAGGAATCTTTAAGTGGCATTGACTATATCATAATTGACGAATATTCAATGCTTGGACAAACAATGTTTGGCTGGGTAGACAGAGACTGTAAACAAGCATCTGGTTGTCATGATAAGCTGCTTGGCAACAAATCTGTCATCTTATGTGGTGATCCAGCTCAGCTTCCTCCTGTGGCAGATAAACCACTCT TGTTGTTAACTCGACAACCAACAAACGTTGACAATTTGACAGAATTTAAGGGAGCAGTAAGATTTTTCTATAGCAATGAACAAGTTGCCAACTATAACTATGACCAACTTGTCAAGTTGCAAGAACCAGTTGTCCAAATCAGTGCAAGGCATTCATCTGTTGCTGCCAAAAAGATCACTGCTGATGAATTTTCAGGTCTTCAGCCACTTGTGTTTCTAGCAAAGGGTGCTAAAATAATGCTTACTATGAATTTATGGCCAGCTGTAAGTCTTTGCAATGGTGCCACTGGAACTGTTGTAGACTTTATCTACCAGAATAATCAACAGCCACCTGATTTGCCAATAGCAGTTGTTGTAAAATTTGACATCTACCGAGGTTCATCTATCAGCAACACTCTTCCATCCTGTGTACCCATATGCCCAGTCACTGTGTCAGCTCACTTAACAGATAGTATTCATGGAAGACAGCAGATTCCTCTTACACTTGCATGGGCAATAACAATTCACAAAAGTCAAGGACTTACTTTGCCTAAGGCCTGGATTGATAttggaaaatcagaaaaaactCCAGGTGTCTCATATGTAGCACTAAGCAGGAATAAAGCATTGTCATCATGTCTTATTGAGCCAATGACTTATGAGCGGTTCACAAGTTTAAAATCATCGAAAACTTTGCAATATCGTCTGAATGAGGAACACAGACTAAACCAATTGGCATTAGCAACATACAATCAGTTTCATAACAGTGAATGCTATCATTCGTTCCGTCATACTCCAACAACTGTTTAG